From Heliomicrobium modesticaldum Ice1, a single genomic window includes:
- a CDS encoding response regulator transcription factor — protein sequence MRKILIVEDEIDVAKLVADQLKSEGFQVLMAHDGKSAIDSIDVEEFNLFILDIMLPDMDGSEVLQYIRRKTSKPVIMLTAKDNDMDKVVNFTLGADDYIVKPFSLIELTARVKAVLRRTEGTHHITENQVGKETILHCGSLEINCDTTEVKVKGNVISLKAKEFTLLKYLAERPNRVVTIAQIYESVWGKEFIHDDNTVMVHISRLRNKIEEDPANPQRLQTVRGLGYRLVCGK from the coding sequence ATGAGAAAAATTCTAATCGTCGAAGACGAAATCGATGTAGCCAAACTGGTGGCCGATCAGCTAAAAAGCGAAGGTTTTCAGGTTCTGATGGCTCATGATGGAAAGAGCGCCATCGATTCCATCGATGTGGAAGAATTTAATTTATTTATTTTGGATATCATGCTTCCGGACATGGATGGCAGTGAGGTATTGCAATATATTCGTCGGAAAACATCCAAACCCGTGATCATGTTAACGGCAAAAGATAATGACATGGATAAAGTTGTCAACTTTACTCTCGGAGCCGATGACTACATTGTGAAGCCCTTCAGCCTAATCGAATTGACGGCTCGGGTAAAGGCGGTTTTGCGACGAACAGAGGGAACCCATCATATCACCGAAAATCAAGTGGGAAAGGAAACCATTCTTCACTGTGGGTCCTTGGAAATCAATTGTGATACCACTGAAGTAAAAGTAAAGGGCAACGTGATCTCATTAAAAGCCAAAGAATTCACTCTATTGAAATATTTGGCTGAGCGACCGAATCGAGTGGTAACGATCGCGCAGATTTATGAAAGTGTGTGGGGAAAAGAGTTTATCCATGATGACAATACCGTCATGGTTCACATCTCCCGATTGAGAAATAAAATCGAAGAGGATCCCGCTAACCCGCAGCGATTGCAAACCGTTCGCGGATTAGGGTATCGATTGGTATGTGGGAAATGA
- a CDS encoding sensor histidine kinase, translating to MWEMNLFKWAAVVFIVFLGTGVVFMAIVYQEVRRMQRLLAEAIQGNRQVRFYSHLSLLHPIAAQVNILLQQLHIQESNKRRDDEQRRRFITAITHDLRTPLASVLGYLEAVHKGLTNPDKKDEYIETAYYKGLTLLNTLNRFFEWAKLDLHQEQLSPQTINLAETHREVLIEFLPGLEARGIQLIAEIPLVANVTIDPETVARVIRNLIQNAIDHALDVTIIRVRLDVNKRQTVIEDNGKGRPEVDDDIFEPFQRQRKSKGLGLGLAISRQLLRMQKGNLYAEPSAEGGLSFIIQWPSA from the coding sequence ATGTGGGAAATGAACCTGTTCAAATGGGCTGCTGTTGTTTTTATCGTCTTCTTGGGAACAGGCGTTGTGTTTATGGCGATTGTTTATCAAGAAGTCAGGCGTATGCAACGGCTGCTGGCGGAAGCGATTCAGGGAAATCGACAAGTACGTTTTTATTCGCACCTTTCATTGCTTCATCCGATCGCAGCGCAAGTCAATATCCTTCTCCAACAATTGCATATACAAGAGAGCAACAAGCGTAGGGACGATGAACAGCGCAGGCGATTTATCACCGCCATCACCCATGACCTGCGAACCCCGCTGGCATCTGTATTAGGGTATCTCGAAGCGGTGCACAAAGGGCTGACGAATCCCGATAAGAAAGACGAATATATAGAAACGGCTTACTATAAAGGACTGACGTTACTCAACACCCTGAACCGATTCTTTGAGTGGGCCAAGTTGGACTTGCATCAAGAGCAGCTTTCTCCCCAAACCATCAATCTTGCAGAAACCCACCGTGAAGTGCTGATAGAATTTTTACCGGGGCTGGAAGCCAGAGGTATTCAACTGATTGCCGAAATTCCACTGGTGGCCAACGTGACCATTGATCCGGAAACGGTTGCAAGGGTGATTCGAAACCTCATTCAAAATGCCATCGATCATGCCCTTGATGTGACCATAATACGCGTGAGATTGGACGTAAATAAAAGACAGACGGTCATTGAAGACAACGGGAAAGGTAGACCGGAAGTCGATGATGATATCTTTGAGCCCTTTCAACGGCAACGAAAGTCGAAAGGCCTTGGATTGGGATTGGCGATTTCCCGGCAACTTCTGCGCATGCAAAAAGGCAATCTATATGCAGAACCGTCCGCGGAGGGAGGCCTTTCTTTTATCATCCAATGGCCTTCCGCATAG
- a CDS encoding ABC transporter ATP-binding protein produces the protein MQQRTPILEVSNLGKVYNGTWAVKSLNLSVRTGEIYGFLGRNGAGKTTTIRMIMGLIRPSQGQIRLFGRPKESFGQEMFRRIGSMIEYPGFYTHLTARENLLYNARMIGLPNLKAVDEILSFMGLGQAADKQVNQFSLGMKQRLGIARALLHEPELLILDEPTNGLDPAGIREIRHIIRDLSKYRNITIFVSSHILPEIEQLADRVGIIHQGQLVEEIAMDELERKGKQYLTVKSSNPHRAVQILEEKLRIQQLRLLDDGEIQVFEQLEQPHAMNRVLVEAGVDVFHLSVQKETLEDRFMRLTGGETR, from the coding sequence ATGCAGCAGAGGACACCAATTTTAGAAGTCTCGAATCTGGGCAAAGTTTACAACGGAACCTGGGCGGTCAAAAGCTTGAATCTATCCGTGAGGACTGGGGAGATATATGGTTTTTTGGGAAGAAACGGCGCAGGGAAAACGACGACGATACGGATGATCATGGGCCTGATTCGCCCATCTCAAGGTCAGATTCGACTTTTTGGCCGCCCTAAGGAATCCTTCGGGCAAGAAATGTTTCGCCGCATTGGTTCCATGATTGAGTATCCGGGGTTCTATACCCACTTAACGGCACGAGAAAATCTTCTCTATAACGCGAGAATGATTGGTCTGCCGAATCTGAAGGCCGTTGACGAGATTCTTTCTTTTATGGGGCTGGGGCAGGCTGCCGATAAACAGGTCAATCAGTTCTCGTTAGGAATGAAACAACGATTGGGTATCGCCAGAGCATTACTGCATGAACCGGAATTGTTGATCCTCGATGAACCGACGAATGGACTCGATCCGGCCGGGATTCGAGAAATTCGCCACATCATTCGAGATTTGAGTAAATATCGAAATATCACCATCTTTGTCTCTAGCCATATTCTTCCGGAAATTGAGCAGTTGGCCGATCGGGTCGGCATCATTCATCAAGGTCAATTGGTCGAAGAGATCGCCATGGATGAATTGGAGCGGAAGGGGAAGCAGTATCTCACGGTGAAATCTTCGAATCCACATCGCGCAGTACAGATATTGGAAGAAAAGCTTCGGATTCAACAGCTTCGTTTGCTTGACGACGGCGAAATCCAGGTCTTTGAGCAGCTAGAACAACCGCACGCCATGAACCGAGTTCTGGTTGAGGCAGGGGTTGATGTATTTCATTTATCCGTTCAAAAAGAGACTTTGGAGGATCGCTTCATGCGTCTGACAGGAGGGGAGACAAGATGA
- a CDS encoding ABC transporter permease, whose translation MILSIRLEMTKWKRSRMVWMTFLGSVVAPFFALISSLQTMSQTQQFKSWDELFAVAFQINHLLFYPFIFGAVASYVFVQEYQGGAIINLFTLPVSRARIIVSKIITVFLFVMLLSLVSTAVTFLFGWKFTSTPLDWNLFIRNFQLAMETTLMQFMLVPIIICIGLWTKHFVPPLVGAGLFVVLNFVSFVSSSVGPFIPTAIPTFVVLQHVGWNQFFIPLNQ comes from the coding sequence ATGATCTTGAGCATTCGATTAGAAATGACGAAATGGAAACGTTCCCGAATGGTATGGATGACTTTCCTTGGTTCGGTTGTCGCCCCCTTTTTTGCGCTCATTTCGTCGCTCCAGACAATGAGTCAGACCCAACAGTTCAAAAGCTGGGATGAACTCTTTGCGGTTGCTTTTCAGATTAACCATCTGTTGTTCTATCCCTTTATTTTTGGAGCAGTGGCTTCCTATGTATTTGTACAGGAATATCAAGGCGGGGCCATCATCAACCTTTTCACATTGCCTGTAAGCCGCGCCAGGATCATTGTATCAAAGATAATCACCGTATTTTTGTTTGTGATGCTGTTATCGTTGGTGTCGACGGCTGTGACATTTCTTTTTGGGTGGAAGTTCACATCGACGCCCTTGGATTGGAACCTTTTTATTCGCAATTTCCAACTGGCCATGGAAACGACGCTGATGCAATTCATGCTGGTTCCTATCATCATTTGCATTGGCTTATGGACCAAGCACTTCGTTCCACCGCTGGTGGGTGCAGGTCTTTTCGTGGTGCTGAACTTCGTATCTTTTGTATCCAGCAGTGTGGGACCATTCATTCCGACCGCCATTCCTACCTTTGTCGTTTTACAACATGTCGGTTGGAATCAGTTTTTCATTCCCCTGAATCAGTGA
- a CDS encoding metallophosphoesterase family protein — MQQNKRFGGKQVNIAVIADIHANAEALNAVLRDIESQHPDLVLCAGDLVGYGPRPNEVVEKIIDAKIPAVMGNYDDAVANFRLICGCDYTSETAQAVGEFSIRFTRETLEEKNKAHLRSLPYHLFYRIDKLPQLPALVPLLPESLPGLYPMYDPAFDTMEDKAPQIRSYHEAIERYANPPKPAPGEWLIHVFHGSPRRLNEYLRMNTPIEELRALVKLTPANVMICGHSHQTFHKLIDGVHIINVGSVGKPKQGNPNATYALIQLGDAVAVTFREVAYDVDTVVSEMKGHGHPQALIDIIRTGIDR; from the coding sequence ATGCAGCAAAATAAACGCTTTGGTGGGAAGCAAGTGAACATCGCTGTCATCGCCGATATCCACGCAAACGCCGAAGCCCTCAACGCTGTCCTGCGGGATATCGAGTCCCAGCATCCGGACTTGGTGCTATGCGCCGGAGACCTCGTCGGCTACGGACCCCGGCCCAACGAGGTGGTTGAGAAGATCATCGACGCAAAAATCCCCGCAGTGATGGGGAACTACGATGACGCCGTGGCGAACTTTCGTCTGATCTGCGGATGCGACTACACGTCGGAAACGGCGCAAGCTGTCGGTGAATTCTCCATCCGCTTCACCAGGGAAACCCTAGAGGAGAAAAACAAGGCTCATCTGCGCAGTCTGCCCTATCACTTGTTTTACCGCATTGATAAACTGCCGCAACTGCCGGCGCTCGTTCCTTTGCTGCCCGAATCGCTCCCAGGCCTTTATCCGATGTATGATCCTGCCTTTGATACCATGGAAGACAAGGCCCCTCAAATCCGATCCTACCACGAGGCGATAGAGCGGTATGCGAACCCGCCGAAGCCGGCGCCCGGCGAGTGGCTCATCCATGTCTTTCATGGCTCGCCCCGCCGCCTCAACGAATACCTGCGCATGAACACGCCCATTGAAGAACTGCGCGCTTTGGTCAAACTCACTCCGGCCAATGTGATGATCTGCGGCCATTCCCATCAGACCTTCCACAAACTTATCGACGGGGTTCATATCATCAACGTGGGAAGCGTCGGCAAGCCGAAACAGGGGAATCCCAACGCAACCTATGCGTTGATTCAACTCGGCGATGCCGTCGCCGTCACTTTCCGGGAAGTGGCCTATGATGTTGACACCGTCGTCAGCGAGATGAAAGGCCACGGTCACCCGCAGGCGCTGATCGACATCATTCGAACGGGGATCGATCGTTGA
- a CDS encoding EAL domain-containing protein, with protein sequence MAIHLAPGVLTQLGTLLPTVLSRAEMVDSRSLLLPPGQNPTIQDLLQVQPLYRLVSRIQGDWLVEILKENRIVTYFQPIVQCDEPERLFAYECLLRGKDRNGGILSPGRIFEVARDADLLFQLDRIARITAIEEATRHSIQSTLFINFNPSSVYDPATCLRTTIEAVREAKIQPEQVVFEVVESEQISDAQHLRTILDHYRNAGFQVALDDLGAGYSSLNLLTHLRPDFVKLDMELVRNVDKDAYKGEITMKLLELARRLQIKTIAEGVERPEEWRWLKKHGADYVQGYLFAKPACPPPLPTWSDKL encoded by the coding sequence GTGGCGATTCATCTGGCTCCGGGCGTACTCACCCAACTGGGCACCCTGTTGCCGACGGTGCTGAGTCGCGCCGAGATGGTCGATTCACGGTCGCTCCTTCTTCCGCCGGGACAAAACCCGACGATACAGGATTTGTTGCAGGTACAGCCACTGTATCGGTTGGTGAGCCGGATTCAGGGGGATTGGCTGGTCGAGATTTTGAAGGAAAACCGAATCGTCACCTATTTTCAACCCATCGTTCAGTGTGATGAGCCGGAACGCCTTTTCGCCTATGAGTGCTTGCTTCGCGGCAAGGATCGAAACGGCGGGATCCTGTCACCGGGGCGGATATTCGAGGTCGCCCGCGATGCCGATCTGTTGTTTCAACTGGACCGCATTGCCCGGATCACCGCCATCGAAGAGGCCACGCGGCATTCCATTCAATCGACCTTATTCATCAATTTTAACCCTTCTTCTGTGTACGATCCGGCGACCTGCCTGCGGACGACCATCGAGGCAGTTCGTGAAGCCAAGATTCAACCGGAGCAGGTCGTTTTCGAAGTTGTCGAGAGCGAACAGATCAGCGATGCGCAACACCTGAGAACAATCCTGGACCATTACCGCAATGCCGGATTCCAGGTCGCCCTGGATGATCTGGGAGCCGGTTATTCATCCTTAAACTTGTTGACCCATCTGCGGCCTGACTTTGTTAAGCTGGACATGGAACTGGTGCGGAATGTGGACAAAGACGCCTACAAAGGCGAGATTACGATGAAACTGCTGGAGCTGGCCCGGCGGTTGCAGATCAAAACGATCGCCGAGGGGGTCGAGCGCCCGGAAGAATGGCGTTGGTTGAAAAAGCACGGCGCTGACTACGTGCAGGGCTATCTTTTCGCTAAGCCGGCTTGTCCGCCGCCGCTCCCGACCTGGTCGGATAAGCTTTAG
- a CDS encoding IS1182-like element ISHmo2 family transposase gives MFRFDVDPQVSFYDFAALWDQLVPADSVFRLFRELAPLLIQPEDFTGLYCLDNGRPSHAARQMTMACMLQEMLGETDRGMEAQTRVNIEVKFALGMALDEPGIDHANFGVHRQRLIQKELDKVYLDRFIRLMYYLGVLTGKEPWITDTTHVIAPISAPTTIELIRQAMRLLVRLLAKQYSVPWHAIPHAPRAVRYLETVTEVKEHNLDDKAKMERLVEVVSEADELLAYVESSEASWKKKPDVIHYALLLCRILRERIIRKDDGTLEIAPGGSVKDMIVSAVDSEARFGCKGKTKWRGYKMAIVEVGNSGFIAAAEAMKANDYDGSSLVPLADQLPTDCVENPTIIGDTHYGAGDDRVTLKEKGIDVVAPLSPKTKCDILAGEGFQVSEDQTQLICPRGKVITTYSEVADGKNFVLRAKDHDCKHCPRYTTCFKEKKHRRTIFIHNAYGVMLEAAKHSQTKIYKEQMRLRSRIEAKQNELVNRYGLRRVRRIGKRNLAYAARLSALAANFQKLNRLRNDKNATMVLEVSALRGVAFKKAA, from the coding sequence TTGTTTCGATTCGATGTGGACCCCCAAGTTAGCTTTTACGACTTTGCAGCCCTCTGGGACCAACTTGTGCCTGCCGATTCCGTCTTTCGCCTGTTTCGTGAATTGGCGCCCCTATTAATACAACCGGAGGATTTTACAGGTCTCTATTGCCTTGACAACGGACGTCCCAGTCATGCGGCCCGGCAGATGACGATGGCCTGCATGTTACAGGAAATGCTGGGCGAAACAGACCGGGGGATGGAAGCACAGACACGTGTGAACATCGAGGTCAAGTTTGCGTTAGGAATGGCCCTCGATGAACCGGGCATTGATCACGCCAATTTTGGCGTCCACCGGCAACGGCTCATCCAAAAGGAACTTGATAAGGTCTATCTCGATCGCTTTATCCGGTTGATGTACTACCTGGGCGTTTTGACAGGGAAAGAACCTTGGATAACGGACACGACCCATGTCATAGCTCCCATCAGTGCCCCCACGACCATCGAACTGATCCGCCAAGCCATGCGCCTGTTGGTGCGTCTTTTGGCGAAGCAATACAGTGTTCCATGGCATGCAATCCCCCATGCCCCTCGGGCGGTACGTTACCTGGAAACAGTGACGGAAGTGAAAGAGCATAACCTGGACGATAAGGCCAAAATGGAACGGCTTGTTGAAGTGGTCAGCGAGGCTGACGAACTGCTGGCCTACGTGGAGTCATCGGAGGCTTCGTGGAAGAAGAAGCCCGATGTCATTCATTACGCCCTTTTGCTTTGCCGTATCCTCCGTGAACGAATCATTCGGAAAGATGATGGAACTCTTGAGATAGCCCCCGGCGGTTCTGTCAAAGATATGATAGTTTCGGCTGTAGACAGCGAAGCCCGTTTCGGTTGTAAGGGCAAGACGAAATGGCGCGGGTATAAGATGGCCATCGTCGAAGTCGGAAATTCCGGATTTATCGCCGCCGCCGAGGCCATGAAAGCCAACGACTATGACGGCTCCAGTCTGGTGCCGTTAGCGGATCAGCTTCCCACCGATTGTGTAGAAAACCCGACGATCATTGGAGATACCCACTATGGTGCGGGCGATGACCGTGTCACCCTCAAGGAAAAAGGCATTGACGTAGTGGCGCCACTTTCACCAAAGACAAAATGTGATATCCTCGCGGGCGAGGGATTTCAAGTTTCCGAAGACCAAACACAACTGATCTGCCCGAGAGGAAAAGTCATCACCACCTATTCGGAAGTGGCAGATGGGAAGAACTTCGTGCTTCGCGCCAAGGACCATGATTGCAAGCACTGCCCTCGTTACACGACCTGTTTTAAAGAAAAGAAACATCGGCGCACGATTTTTATTCACAACGCCTATGGTGTCATGCTCGAGGCGGCAAAGCACTCCCAAACGAAAATCTATAAGGAACAGATGCGTCTTCGCAGCCGCATCGAAGCCAAGCAAAATGAACTGGTCAACCGTTACGGACTGCGCCGGGTTCGCCGTATCGGAAAACGAAATCTGGCTTATGCCGCCCGGCTCAGCGCGTTAGCGGCGAACTTTCAAAAACTCAACCGTCTACGAAATGATAAGAATGCAACCATGGTGTTGGAGGTGAGTGCCTTACGCGGTGTTGCTTTCAAAAAAGCCGCATAA
- a CDS encoding thioredoxin family protein: MLNVKIFGRKCKNCIEMAALVERVLPTMGVAYSLEQVYDFKEVMKHGFITIPVLMINDEVVAVGQVPSEEAFIEKINALVGGK, translated from the coding sequence ATGCTAAACGTGAAGATCTTCGGGCGGAAGTGCAAAAACTGTATAGAGATGGCAGCGCTCGTTGAGCGGGTTCTGCCGACAATGGGTGTCGCCTATTCGTTGGAGCAGGTCTATGATTTCAAGGAAGTCATGAAGCATGGCTTTATCACGATTCCGGTCTTGATGATCAATGATGAAGTAGTCGCGGTAGGACAGGTTCCCAGCGAGGAAGCCTTCATCGAAAAAATCAACGCTCTGGTGGGAGGCAAATAA
- a CDS encoding ArsB/NhaD family transporter: MAFIVSIIVFVIAYGLIIWEKIPRAVTAMLGGLTMILLGFLNQEIAIKDDIDFNTLGLLIGMMILVAITRRSGVFEALAIWSAKVTNGNPLRLLGLLSLITAFMSAFLDNVTAVLLIAPVSIILADTLKVNPLPYLIAEILASNIGGTATLIGDPPNIMIGSSTGLGFMDFIIHMAPIAVLILLATTSLLLVVYRKEFSSAIENRDAILAMDPAEKIKDWALLKKSLAVLTLTIIGFGLHSLLHLESATIALTGAMLLMIVSREEPEEILLLVEWPTIFFFVGLFVLVGGLKATGVIAALAQWALDITQGNTQTAALLIMWLSAIASGFIDNIPFVATMIPMIHEMGALSGMELEPVWWSLALGACLGGNGTLVGASANIIVAGIAEKAGVPISFRKFFLVGFPFMLLSVAMAHVYVLVRYF; encoded by the coding sequence ATGGCCTTTATCGTTTCCATCATCGTCTTCGTCATCGCCTATGGGTTGATCATCTGGGAGAAGATCCCTCGGGCGGTGACGGCCATGCTGGGCGGCCTGACCATGATCCTGCTCGGCTTTCTCAATCAGGAGATTGCCATCAAGGACGACATCGATTTCAACACCCTCGGCCTGCTGATCGGCATGATGATCCTTGTCGCCATCACCCGCCGCAGCGGCGTCTTTGAGGCCCTGGCCATCTGGTCTGCCAAGGTGACGAACGGCAACCCCCTCCGCCTGCTCGGCCTGTTGTCGCTGATCACGGCCTTCATGTCGGCCTTTCTCGACAACGTCACCGCTGTTCTCCTGATCGCGCCTGTCAGCATCATCCTGGCCGACACGCTGAAGGTCAACCCCCTGCCCTACCTGATCGCAGAGATCCTGGCCTCCAACATCGGGGGCACGGCCACCCTGATCGGCGATCCGCCCAACATCATGATCGGCAGTTCGACCGGCCTCGGCTTCATGGACTTTATCATCCACATGGCGCCGATCGCGGTACTGATCCTGTTGGCGACGACGTCCCTGCTGCTGGTGGTGTACCGCAAGGAGTTCTCCTCGGCGATCGAAAACCGCGATGCGATTCTGGCCATGGATCCAGCCGAAAAGATCAAGGACTGGGCGCTTCTGAAAAAATCGCTTGCCGTCCTCACCCTGACGATCATCGGCTTTGGCCTTCACAGCCTCCTGCACCTGGAATCGGCCACCATCGCCCTGACCGGCGCCATGCTCCTGATGATCGTCAGTCGGGAAGAGCCGGAGGAGATCCTGCTTCTTGTCGAATGGCCGACCATCTTCTTCTTCGTGGGGCTCTTCGTCCTGGTCGGCGGTTTAAAAGCGACGGGCGTCATCGCCGCGCTGGCCCAGTGGGCGCTGGACATCACTCAAGGCAACACACAGACGGCAGCGCTGCTGATCATGTGGCTCTCTGCCATCGCCTCCGGGTTTATAGACAACATCCCCTTTGTCGCCACCATGATCCCCATGATCCATGAGATGGGCGCCCTCTCGGGCATGGAATTGGAACCGGTCTGGTGGTCTCTGGCCCTGGGCGCCTGCCTGGGCGGCAACGGGACGCTGGTGGGCGCTTCGGCCAACATCATCGTTGCCGGCATCGCCGAGAAAGCCGGCGTTCCCATCTCCTTCAGGAAGTTCTTTCTCGTCGGTTTTCCCTTCATGCTCCTCTCCGTCGCCATGGCCCATGTCTACGTCCTCGTCCGTTATTTTTAA